From the Onychostoma macrolepis isolate SWU-2019 chromosome 13, ASM1243209v1, whole genome shotgun sequence genome, the window TAGTCagtatcacacgaagagtgccagTTTTCACCTCTACAAATCAGTATGGTTACAAAGGTGATActgattttatgcaacagttaaataaacaagaagttaatattaagagacttgcgttttagacaccatattgcctgtttttgctctatttcgccaacaaaaataatttcaaacagcCACAGCGCtattttgcgtctctgagcaacatagCAGtgtgttcctgaatgaatcaactgtttaaatgattcggttcaatcacAATGAATCACTTattgacttgctgccacctactggcggttttaatttcacatttaaagtagcttttcatttttaaagtttctaaatatcagttttcaatgttttatgtttaaaataacaaaaaatttttcatgcatttgtaactgcaggttaaatgcatttatgtccctctgagctgaATTAAATAGTATGTAAATAGACCTACATCTGAATGCCTCTTCAGATGCAGTTTCTGAGTTTCCTCTGCAttccaaagatgaattttgttgatatgATCATTGGTTTGGTAACagccaaatgtcttattattctaattgactgattaaatgtaagaatttgactcaaaagatgatgcacacttttagaaaaaaaaaaggctttataaaggtaaaaattcccataaaatgtaaaaatcaatttaaacttattggaaaagattaatttctatcactgctgtgaactgaccagcacacagaatatgaaggatatcaaaaacaagttttacacacacacacacacacacacacacaccagatttttgtatttttattttaatttattttctatttttgttttatttatttatttattgatatatttgtatttgcattttgaatgtaatttggCAATTAAATGGGTTTAGTTTTCATGGTAATTAATgtataaaaatttacatttttctaaaaaggaaacaaattagttgtttattttaagagacctatcttattttctcttgtgttAGGTTTCTACCTAATAAGACATATGACAAGTGTCAGTTCTAGGAATAAAAGGACAAAATCTGTGAATGTTgtgatttttacataaatacatcTTATAATGCATTACCATAGCCTGTTCGTGGACAAAATGTTAGttctaaaattattttgataaaacCCATCTTCTTAGATTTATTTTACAGCTTGATTAGTAATTGAATCTTCCTGTTAATGAGTCCAGATGTTATGAGGCTCATATTCATGGgtatttatttgtgtatgtgtgtgtatagttGTGAGCAGGGGAGCTTGGGTGAAATGAAGAATGAGGCTGTGGCACTGGGTGGCACTGCCAACCCTCTGCTGGCAGGCCTAGAGCACTACATGGAGGCCAGTCCACCAGTAGTGGGCCTCATGAAGAGGTAACAGAGGAATGATTAAAATGGAGACAGAGAGATACCAGTCTGTTACGGCATAAGAGACAGACATTGGTAACTCGGCCAAAGtgtattcatattttcatatgtaatatattttggtGAGATCTCTCTTGCTCCATTTTGTGTTTTGGGTGCGATTTATTGTGTGCTGTGTAAATGGAGTTCCCTTCAgtaagaacaaaacatttttacatttcgaTATATGTTGAATTTTAGTGGCATTTAAGTTATGCAGTATACACACAAAGATGTaaaaaggaaaatgagaaaaacagtgTAAACAAATCATGatgtgtattttatgtatttggaTTATAAAAAATGATCAGTACCAAACTGCaactttgagagagaaaaaaattaagttgcAAACATAGCTTCATACAGCCAAAATATCTTAAGAAACATAAACATATCTACAGTACCTACCCtagtgaaaatattttttttttcactttttaattgctttttaatggtaaacacaaaatgtaatttttaaaaaatacataaacattttatttacatacttGAATACATTATCTGTCATGTTAAATATTTAGGATCAAAATGTTTTCACAACCTTTTCacaactggaaaaaaaattacacgCTTGTGCTTGCTGGGTTAGTGGTCTGTTGAACACGTTTGGCTTTAAAGCTGGTTGAGTTGGTTTGCTGTGAACTAAACCTGCGTTGTTTTTGGTTGTGCTTTGATCGGGCAGCTGACATGACTTTTTAACACGCATGAGGTGAAAGTGTATGGTTTACCACACTAGATCGATGTACAGCGTGAGAAGCGTCCTCCTTAACAGGAAGCCATGTTTGAGTGTGGCGTGTGTATATTTGCGGTCGTAGTGTGTGTACGTTCAGTTTTTTTCCTGTTGAGAGAGTTATCAACACATTATTACATCTGGTTGCAATTGCATAGACTTGTGTGGACACAGACAGATGAGATCTACATTCATACGTGACATACTTGACATGTTTTAAGGGTGTACTTCATGTTAGTTTCTCTCAGCTAAATACAGCTAAATCCTGTCAGAGTCAGCTGTTTTTAtactatttatgtttttattaatatttatgtattcttTTCAGATTGTGGTTTTTCGATAGAAGGGCAATAGAAGTGCTCAGGGAAGGGCAGAGGATTGTGGGTATTGAAATTCTGCCTGACAGTGCAGTAGGGAGTGGCTGcagttctgtaattcattcagaCATACAGTATGCCAAAAGGCCTCAAGTAAGTTTTAGCACATACAAGCATAATTGCTGTAACTTAAACTGCAGTACAGCTGTCTGACTTTCCAGTTATGCCAGAGAAGGGTTATAAACGTTTTTCTTGCCTCCTCTGAATGGGAGTGGCAGCTTCCAGTCATAATCATttactgaaaaaagaaaaaggctgCATGGTTGAGCCTGTTGTCATCTATATCAGCAAGTTGGCAGATCACATGAGTGCTGTGGTCCAATCAGAGAGAAACCCATGAGGATCTGCTTTCTCATTTGTTTCCATTTGAGGTGTAGGTGATTGAtagattttttgtttaaaatgacagGCAAAAATTTGTTAGCTAAGCTGTCTCTGTTCTGTTAATACCCCTGGAGGCACAGAAAGAAGCACACTAAGGTGAGACAGGCAGTGTGGGGGAAGCATGGTTGTCATATTAGATCAGCTGTAGCTACTTTATTGGGTTGTTAGTCACTGACTGTGTTTCAGCTCTTGAAACGTGATATGCAGAGTCACAGTGATTCACCAGGTTCTATATCGTCTGCAGTAATAAGGTTGTTAGAACATTTAGCAGGTTTTTTTGGCTGGTGCTGTTCTGTCATACATGTATGTAGTCAGTAACACCGGGTCTGTAATGGATGCTAAAAGCATTGAAGCATTAACCTTGCTCTAAAACAGCATGTGATAAGTCCATAAGACTTCAGGCTGTGTCTTTTATGAAGGCTTTTACTTGGCAAACACTCATTTCacctttttaaatttacaaaaagatTTTAGCATCTTGATTTTAATCTCaatgaaaatttgatttaaaaatttgaaatactACTCATAAATTTGAAATGAGGAAATGAAGTGGTACCCAAtgggtaagtaaataaataaataaataaataaatcatggcACTGTGTATagtaaaaccttttttttttttttacacagaagaaaaatattatttagtttcttatttaattACATCCTTGAAACAAAGTAAAATCACTTGAGAAGCAGAAttgaatataatgaaaatacTCATTTTCATTGAATATATCTTGAATAAAGTTTATTAATTCGCTAAATTAATTCACTAAAATTTGTTagatatgtttaaaataaaaaatgtcactGAGGTAAGAAAAATCTTAATTCTAGATatattcttgaaaaaaaaaaaagaataatgattattattttttgcagtgtgtgtgtgtgtgtggtttttgaattttacacatttaaagtGCTTAGTTGTGCCTATGCATGAGCTCTCATCCTGTCTCTGGCATGAGGTGGAGTGGAGTGCTTTGGCTTGGTGTGGAATGAACAACTGATTGTTTCTCAGAGCAGTTTTATTCTAATGTATCTTTTTTGGTGAACGCTGATAGCTGTGATGGTGACGAAGTTTCTGCTGAGACCGCATCACTGGCCCAAGCCCACTTGTCTAGCGAATCTCAGCAACATGTTCCATCCCTCAGTCCTTTGGCTGCCCAGATGGATTATGAACTCCAGGAAGCTTTAAGGGAATGTGAAGATGAAATGGCTGCTCTTGGCATATCCTCCCATGCAGACACATGGACTGCAGGTGATCTGGACAGGTTTTATTCTGTAAGTGATGATAAAAATCAAACCGAGAAAGCTGAAGTCGAAAAGGATTTTGGTTCATCTTCACATAAACCTGCCGAATTTCATGAAGGTTGCCATGGAAATGAAGGAGCGCACACAAATGACTCCACAGCGGGTGAAGAGGGGGTGTTTAGCTTCAGAGATTATCTTCTAGGAAGAAAGCAAAGTAATACATGTGCAGCTGGAGCTGAGGATGTCAAAAACATTGAGGATATAACAGAAAACCACACTGAAGAAGCAAGCCAGCTGTCAAAGGCAGAACAGCAAAAAAAGTCAGAGATAGAGACAAAAATAGACACAGCTGAGAACATAGCTGGTCAACAAAAGACACATACCATATGGACAGGTACACAAACAACATCAGAGATTGATGCGGAAAAGGAAACACTTACCCAGGATCAATCAATACAAGACATCTGCTCTTTGAAAAACACCCTGGAGGGTGAGAGTTCACAAGATGAAGACGGAATAAATGTTATAGCAACCCAGAGAGAAACAGGAATAATTCAAGAGACAAATCCTTCGAATGAAGAAGTCAGAAGTTCTGAAAAAGCTGCACAGATGATTCAGAACTCggatgaaataaaaatagagaCACACAGTCAGTTAATTAGTGATTTACTGGCATGCCCATCCACACAAACGGCTAAACATTCTGGTCACACGTTGCATTTAGAAGCTAAAATAAGCATACAGCCAAACATACAGAAACAGGTGGAGTCAGGGACACATCAGCAGATAAGTGGACCGAtagaaacaaacacaaaagtaGGATCAAGCCTTGACCATCAAAGACAGGAATTAGGACTCCCAGAACAGCTGAGTCCTGAGGGTAAACAATTGATCTGCTCCCCACCTCCAGAACGCGAAGCTCATCTTTCCCTGGCTGAGGCTCCACCTGCATTGTTACTGGACTCTCCAGAGGGGCCTGAGCAAAATGATAACCAGAATCAGACAGATGGACCCTGCAAATCAATATCAGAAGGTGAAACCATACACCACAACCACTGTACAACAGGGGAAGTcaaacatgagaaaaatgtgtCTGCTGTTGTGATTGATTTCTGCCAAGCTACAACAGCCCCTGAACATGAGCCCATAGGGAGATGTGACTTAGAGACATATCCACTGGAGCAGGAGAATGGACCTCCTTTAGGCGGTGGAGCTGGCGCACTCGCACCACTGTGGGGGAATTCGCACGCTTTGAGCCGAGCCGGTgcagaagaggaggaggaggaagagagtGCCCTTGAATGGGCTTCAGCAGAGTCCACTGCCTCCACATTGCTACAAATAACACCCATGATGCCAGAAATGATAGAAAGCGAGGGAGAGAAGAAGAGAGGTGAAGCGTTCCAAAGTGCCGCAATAATATTACAAGCAGCAGAGAGAGAATCGGCAGTGCTGGAAGCGAATGAGTCTCCGAGCTCAGAGGAAACATTAAGTGAATTTATAGCTGAAAAGGGACAAGAATGCACCTCAGTAATTTTTCCAGACATTAAGTGCTCACCTGTTCAGAAAGAGGAGGCGACTGAGGAGAGCTGTGGCAACTCGACGGAGAGTGAGGGGAAAGGAGGGGGTCTACAGATCGCACTCTCCCCAGCCGGAGACAAGGATACAGGCACGGTCGGCACAGAGGACAAAGCTCTGGTCACCTATTCCTCTCCAGGCGTCCTTGGAACATGTGACTGGAAGGTGGAGACTTCCCGATCAAAGGAGAGAAAAGGAGAGAGCGAAGAGGAGGGGAAAAAGGCAAGCGAAGGCGGAGCACAGAACGCAGCACATGCTGGCAGGGTGTCACAGACAGAGGCAGCGACCGAGACGTGTCCATCCCATCGCATCACAGCATCACCAATGGCAACACAAGACCAGAGTGACCTCATCCATCCGGTCACAGCAGGCACAGCCCCATTTCCTCTGACCATCAACAGAATAAACGACTGCGACTCCATCAGCCCACCCCCTCCTCTTTCCCACATAAACTCTACAAAGACAGAAGCGCAGAGAGAGGAAGAAGCTAATCTGAATCGGAGCCCAATTGCATCAGGAGCAGACCTGCCAGGCAGTGATAGATCACTTCCACCAGCAGCTTCTTTAGAAAACGAATGTCTCTCTGAGCAAGCCAACGATCAACAGGTACAGTGCTCTTCACAGACTAGAACCGCAAGCTGTGACACATCCGTCAAGACAGAGACAcagcaacaaaaacaagaaataacTCCTACAAGTGAAGATACATCTCGATCAACTAAGCTTCAAATAAACATGAGGGATATCGCCGCAAGTTGTACCAAAATGGAAGGGTCTCCAAAAGGTATGCAGAGCTCTTTTGAGAACCAAAATGATACAACCCTGAAATGCCAAATGACTGAATGTGCTTCTCTGCCCCCATTGATGGTATTTGAAAGTCTACATCATCCAGTAAAAGAGGCTAGCTTCAACTTTAAAGGTTTTCTCAGCATCAGTAAACCAGCACTTCCTCCTCAGACAGAACTGACCACTGGCCAGAGAAATACTGACCTGGATGGAGCAGAAAATGAACCTACTGCCTCTGAAGAAGAaggtaaagaaaaaaatggaaagcagagagaaaatgtggaaattacatttaatgagTCAAAGGACTGCAGAGAAATGACCAGTACATCTCAAATGCAGGGTGCGACTACTGTAAAACTTGgagaaaatgttaatgtaaatataagtagCTGTGAAGACGACGGAAAAGTGACAGATGAAAATCCTGATGTCAGTAAGAGAAATCCTGTTTCATCACTGTCAGCTGCAGGTGAGACCACCTGTATTACTGAAGATAAAGATGTGGTTAATGAAACTCTGGAAGCAATTGAAGTAAGTAAAGAGAAGcaagaaaataaagaatatttgaATGCTACTCAGACCACTACAAATAATACCAATGAGTCAGCATCCACTGAGAAGAACAGCGTTTTATTACCGGATGTATCTCCACAAGGGGGTCGTAACAGCAGCCCTGCTGTGGATGGTGAGCAGGCTGATATGACTGTGTCTGAAGGAGTTGAACAAAGACATACAGAAATTCTTCTTGCCACCAAGAAAAAGCTGGATGAAGAGACTGATGAATCAAAGGGATGTGGGTTGCCTGAAGCAGGTGATATAGAACTAACATGTCCAGGTAATTCAGAGAATCTTGTGAATGACAGTCGAGAGCATGAGTCAAATCCAGAAAAATATACACGTGAAGTTGAGTCAAAGGTAAAAACCAGCTCCATGTCTCCAGCAGCAGCCCCATACATAGACAGCATGTGCCACTGCACTCAACCAGACAAGAAATCCAACACTGAGCAGCTTACTACAATCTCAGAGATGCAATTTCTGTCAAAAGCAGATAAGTGTGACGACATGCTGCCCTATCAGACTGAATCACAGTTCAGTAATGAAATGATGAAAAATGATGCAGCGGATGCTGGGGACAAAACTGTCCCTTCTCTTCCTGCAGCGGAGACTACAGTACCAGCACAAAGGGATCTTTCCTCAGCTACCACACAAAGCACTAACAGTGATGCCAGGGATGTGTCCGTCATTGTACTAAAGGCTCCAGGCCCAATGCTGAGTCACTGTGAGTCCGTTAATGACTGTGATATTGCTGTAGCAGGACCCGGGGAGGATTGCAGTGTgaactgtgtgtgtgattcTGACACAGAGATTGCAATAAATATTACAGACAAATCTAATCAACAACTGGATGTGAATGAAGAGATGTTAAGATCTCAAAATGCAGATGATCTGCTTTACTCTGTTGGTGTCTCCACACAGGAAATTGCAGCATCATCTGGGAACCATTTGCTTACAACTGACAGACCAGTACAGGCAGGTGATTCACCGCTAATGTTAAAGAACCCAGATATTGTTGTAAATGCAAAGATGAAACAGAATGACCGATATAAGGGTGTTGGAGAATTGGAGGTTGTTAGAAAAGAGAAGAGTGAAGGACATTTAAATTCTGTACATGATAATGATTTATGCAATGCCCCTACAAATGCTACTACAGAAAATGAGGTAATTAATAAAGACACGTCTGAAGAATTCAAGCATTTGAAGGGGGGAGAGGACAACAAGGAAACTAAAGAAAAATCCaatgcaaaaaatgaaactaGTGCCTCTCAGGAAGAAGGGAATGAACAAAAAAATGGAAAGCAGAGGAACAAAGGAACGAGGAAGGAACAAGTAGTAATGCATATTAAGGAGCAGAAGCATAATAGAGAAGAGACAAATTCCTGTGAAACATCCTGTGCTGATGAAATGCTTAATTCTCAACCTGCTTTGACAATGCAACCCAGTCCTAATGATGAAATCAAATGTGATTCACTCCTGATGCACTTGGAAGACAATCTCGTCGTTACACTTCTGACTGAGGAGCCTGTTCAACATGTATCTGacaatgtaaaaattaataaaagtgtATCAAAAGGATCGAGTCAGGTGAAGGGAGGAAAGCTAAACAGGGAGTTTGTGCAAGAAAATGAGgtacaaaatttaaaattcattGCAGAAAAGGACAgcaaaaaaagtacaaataccTCCCAAGAACAGAAAGAGACTGCTGCAAAAGAAAAAGCTGATCAAACACAAGGAGAAAATCAGACATTAATAAACCTCTTCGATCTatcaggagaaaaaaaactattagATGAAACCATTCCAAGAGGAAAATTGCAGTCTAGCCCTATGCCTGATCCTGGTTTATCCTCTGAAGGGATTATAGAAGAGGCTCTGGGTTGTAGAGGGGCACTAACTGACAAATCTCCTCCAGTCGTTGATCACACCCTGTCTACATTGGTGAATACTTCTCCTGAGAGAGACCACACACAAGATCCAAGGTGTTTGAGCCAGCCAGATTTGGCATTTTCACAATCCCAAGAGCTCCAGCTGCAACAGAAGTTTATGAGTGCCCCAGAAGAAATGTTAAGTGTGAGTAAAGGCAACGTTTTAGAAAATGCTGAGACCAATAGTCATGCAAATGCTGAGGCAAGTGAAAAGCAAGAGAAGGTGGTGATGCACTGTAGTGCAGAGGCTCCAAGATCCCTAAACAGCACATCAGAGAGTGCCATGACAGAGGGCTATGACAAAGATTTTGCCGAGTTCAATATATGTCCAGAGAATGAAAAGAAGACAATACAAACAATAGATCTAAATGGTGGGAAATTTCCTGTTTGTGgtgaaaataattcaaatgaaatcCAAACTCAGTCAGCTCCAAACATGTCTGTAACAGCATCGTCAGCTTCTGAAACTTTAGAAGTCAAACTGGTTATAGAGGCTACAGAGGCAAAAGAGCCTGCCATCTCAGCATCACAGGAAAGTGTGAGTAAACATGCAGATTGTATCAAATCACAGGTCAGTGCGGATGAACATGGGAATGTGTGGAACGAAATCCCTGACACCAAGAAAGGCTCAGAATTTCCTGTAAATCACTCAAGTGGGTTCTCTGTGATTCCCACCCTCTCACACCATGAAGCAGGGCTAAAAACAGAAGAGAAATGTTTAGACTCTGTTACCACTGGAAACACTGAGATCCGTTCTGATTCAATGAGTGATGTTGCACAGATGTTTACAGCAGAACCTTCCCAAATTCAGCAAGAGAAAGAATTCATTTTTCAGTCCTCCGATTGCCAGCTCTCCACCACCACATCCTCTGCTTCTGTACTCCAAAAAAGTATTAAAGAGGAAAAAGAGATAAGTGTGGATCAGGCCCCTACAGATGCACTAGAACCTAACACTCCTATTTCCACTCCCCATTCTGAGACAGCCGCCTGGAGGATGGAGCAGCTTAATAAGCATTTGTCAGAGCAATTCCCAGACGGTGCACAAAACACAGAGGAGCAGAACACACAGTGTTCTGAACAGCAGTTACAACATGTAAGAACTTGTTTGGACACTGAAAACACAACCAGTTCTATGAAAGAAGACACCATTTCAAATTATGTACAACAGCGAGAAGGAATTCAAGAAAAGTCAAGTAAACAGATGGCGCATGAAGAAAAGAACAAGGCCATTGCAAAGGATCACATAGAAATTTCCAAAGGGGCTGAACCTAAGTCTTCACAGTCTATAATCGAAGAAAGCATCTCCAAAGAAAACCAAAGCAAGTTGGAGGAGCAGTCTTTATTTTCCCCTGATGAAGCAATAGTCGATAATGTAGACCAGCAAATTGAAGAAGTTTCTAATGGATCACAGACAGAAATGAAAGAGGCTGTACCAATGTTATACCCTGAGACCTCTGTCTGCTTATTGACTGACCCCCAGGATTCCCTCCAGTCACCTCCTGCAGTCAATCAGCAGTCTAGTCAGCAGCCCACTAAGTCTTTTATTCAAACCTTACATGAAAACGCCACTACTAAGACAGTTGAAAGTAGCAGTGAGCAAAGTCCTGACATTGCAGATAACTCTCCTGGAGACATAGAATCCcttctaataaaaaaaacaatagagaaAGATGACAGGGAAGCTATTGAAGATGAAGTCAGCAAGGTGTCAAAAGCTGCAGATGTGTTGCTGGGTTCAGGCACAAGAACAGAGCAGGTATCACAGGTTATCGGCAGTTTAGACAGCCCAGTCCTCAGTGCAGTCTTTGTACCTGAGAAGTCAGATGCAGTCAACTCCTCTGAAGGTTCTGATTGGCTCAGAGCTCTGAAGGAGGCAGCCTCCATGTCTCAGATCATTCCAGAGCACAGAGATGAGTCTACCTGTGGATCTACAGAAAACAGGTACATTTcatttgatgtttgtttttaaaatgagagCTTGTGAGGGAAATTGACTTTGTTGCACTCACAGATATGTCAAAAGAAATGTAGTGCTTTTCATTGGCACATTTacaaaaaagtatgttttattcTCATGTGACGTTTTGAGTGAAAATGGAGCCAAGTACAAGTACTACAGCCCATTATCTCCTGAGGGTGACCTCAACAGTGACATCAACTCATGCCCTTTAGGGCAAGAAAGAATCCTTTCATAcccacgcacaaacacacacttggCTTCACATATTTGAGCGCCACACTTGCATGCAAGGAGTTTTCATTGAGACAAACAAATGTGAGCAaaatttcttgttta encodes:
- the tacc2 gene encoding uncharacterized protein tacc2 isoform X8 — encoded protein: MGNENSTSELPEGAPDNVVLFPPEETQSDMAAVHTDKVSTLKEKSATAENGSVHTDSVKAEAQVSADEEEKLRRQEEEDKEELEFPHDLLPSIDLDLSTELNLTWGTSLGCEQGSLGEMKNEAVALGGTANPLLAGLEHYMEASPPVVGLMKSCDGDEVSAETASLAQAHLSSESQQHVPSLSPLAAQMDYELQEALRECEDEMAALGISSHADTWTAGDLDRFYSVSDDKNQTEKAEVEKDFGSSSHKPAEFHEGCHGNEGAHTNDSTAGEEGVFSFRDYLLGRKQSNTCAAGAEDVKNIEDITENHTEEASQLSKAEQQKKSEIETKIDTAENIAGQQKTHTIWTGTQTTSEIDAEKETLTQDQSIQDICSLKNTLEGESSQDEDGINVIATQRETGIIQETNPSNEEVRSSEKAAQMIQNSDEIKIETHSQLISDLLACPSTQTAKHSGHTLHLEAKISIQPNIQKQVESGTHQQISGPIETNTKVGSSLDHQRQELGLPEQLSPEGKQLICSPPPEREAHLSLAEAPPALLLDSPEGPEQNDNQNQTDGPCKSISEGETIHHNHCTTGEVKHEKNVSAVVIDFCQATTAPEHEPIGRCDLETYPLEQENGPPLGGGAGALAPLWGNSHALSRAGAEEEEEEESALEWASAESTASTLLQITPMMPEMIESEGEKKRGEAFQSAAIILQAAERESAVLEANESPSSEETLSEFIAEKGQECTSVIFPDIKCSPVQKEEATEESCGNSTESEGKGGGLQIALSPAGDKDTGTVGTEDKALVTYSSPGVLGTCDWKVETSRSKERKGESEEEGKKASEGGAQNAAHAGRVSQTEAATETCPSHRITASPMATQDQSDLIHPVTAGTAPFPLTINRINDCDSISPPPPLSHINSTKTEAQREEEANLNRSPIASGADLPGSDRSLPPAASLENECLSEQANDQQVQCSSQTRTASCDTSVKTETQQQKQEITPTSEDTSRSTKLQINMRDIAASCTKMEGSPKGMQSSFENQNDTTLKCQMTECASLPPLMVFESLHHPVKEASFNFKGFLSISKPALPPQTELTTGQRNTDLDGAENEPTASEEEGKEKNGKQRENVEITFNESKDCREMTSTSQMQGATTVKLGENVNVNISSCEDDGKVTDENPDVSKRNPVSSLSAAGETTCITEDKDVVNETLEAIEVSKEKQENKEYLNATQTTTNNTNESASTEKNSVLLPDVSPQGGRNSSPAVDGEQADMTVSEGVEQRHTEILLATKKKLDEETDESKGCGLPEAGDIELTCPGNSENLVNDSREHESNPEKYTREVESKVKTSSMSPAAAPYIDSMCHCTQPDKKSNTEQLTTISEMQFLSKADKCDDMLPYQTESQFSNEMMKNDAADAGDKTVPSLPAAETTVPAQRDLSSATTQSTNSDARDVSVIVLKAPGPMLSHCESVNDCDIAVAGPGEDCSVNCVCDSDTEIAINITDKSNQQLDVNEEMLRSQNADDLLYSVGVSTQEIAASSGNHLLTTDRPVQAGDSPLMLKNPDIVVNAKMKQNDRYKGVGELEVVRKEKSEGHLNSVHDNDLCNAPTNATTENEVINKDTSEEFKHLKGGEDNKETKEKSNAKNETSASQEEGNEQKNGKQRNKGTRKEQVVMHIKEQKHNREETNSCETSCADEMLNSQPALTMQPSPNDEIKCDSLLMHLEDNLVVTLLTEEPVQHVSDNVKINKSVSKGSSQVKGGKLNREFVQENEVQNLKFIAEKDSKKSTNTSQEQKETAAKEKADQTQGENQTLINLFDLSGEKKLLDETIPRGKLQSSPMPDPGLSSEGIIEEALGCRGALTDKSPPVVDHTLSTLVNTSPERDHTQDPRCLSQPDLAFSQSQELQLQQKFMSAPEEMLSVSKGNVLENAETNSHANAEASEKQEKVVMHCSAEAPRSLNSTSESAMTEGYDKDFAEFNICPENEKKTIQTIDLNGGKFPVCGENNSNEIQTQSAPNMSVTASSASETLEVKLVIEATEAKEPAISASQESVSKHADCIKSQVSADEHGNVWNEIPDTKKGSEFPVNHSSGFSVIPTLSHHEAGLKTEEKCLDSVTTGNTEIRSDSMSDVAQMFTAEPSQIQQEKEFIFQSSDCQLSTTTSSASVLQKSIKEEKEISVDQAPTDALEPNTPISTPHSETAAWRMEQLNKHLSEQFPDGAQNTEEQNTQCSEQQLQHVRTCLDTENTTSSMKEDTISNYVQQREGIQEKSSKQMAHEEKNKAIAKDHIEISKGAEPKSSQSIIEESISKENQSKLEEQSLFSPDEAIVDNVDQQIEEVSNGSQTEMKEAVPMLYPETSVCLLTDPQDSLQSPPAVNQQSSQQPTKSFIQTLHENATTKTVESSSEQSPDIADNSPGDIESLLIKKTIEKDDREAIEDEVSKVSKAADVLLGSGTRTEQVSQVIGSLDSPVLSAVFVPEKSDAVNSSEGSDWLRALKEAASMSQIIPEHRDESTCGSTENRPFETFLSPQTDLEFQTPTEEYFPPAPEESFLPAPEESFPPAPEESFPPAPEASFPPAPEESFPPAPEESFPPAPEESFPPAPEENFPPAPEESFTPITKQPEEPPDCRSPLVEAAESSEPVPSPLSPLPQHDTAPALPAHLLQDTVEFPTPPPTPPDRAPPEPQTLPPTPSGLPEAPPAAPVPPQIQQLQHSEPSARSSDSDGAFETPESTTPVKSASPPVPPTEPPCTNSEALSQEHTASTADISASEAQDPNELQSPSRSQSIVFDEDKPIAASGTYNIDRLIVDDSFPESNFGSEPSSRAPLTRSLSLQSGELESPGDKSSGGTSDKPIHPRAESFSIGTESAPGTLRKVKKPRPGSLKKKPLSRQNSNPEHSSPKTVSSGSTPEEKKRGKPQPESPLQTQERPSSSPSPSPSPAGTLRRNRIKSRVESPPPLAEEVTVSSISSQLQPVLPDPVTEVPAVPDEESPIPPSASYKWDPDNFENIDPFHTGGSKVANSPVLGRKADFTSVSDTSVAVEEPRASSPAKEQPINTEEQPITKRQPVRLEFDYSEDSGEAPRSTPPPKNLGKKSGAKMPIRKPKLGIKKAPPPQTEQLDNAPVPALSNDIDDIPIPKGSYNFDPNKWDDPNFNPFSSSTGIPNSPHLSSGSYNFDSDSFDDSINPFKSSKKMGNLPPKAASFDKSSNDNENENDNIVELEDHNQNKPAKNKKKPLKSKSSNVSSLCCFFNTFRVKKSPKRTQITEPSAQCCPVCSPLSPSTSHTHNHLQEDSPDANPEPSQDHATDEEKLASSTNQKWTRHDVEVELNSDPQDFPQPTDFTAFVNENSLPAQSDVTDYEIEYMEKIGSSAPPLSVKKPTLYLKLDSVTDSPKKTSNMQDSEPNSPCTGSFEEMEAQISQGKSPVLPPRGAHDSMASEKSRKRDSQSQSRTQSNERDGASPIQGPMDPSDLPLLDRLSDSPAPLSYLEPDLAETNPTAFAQKLQEELVLAALRIEALQVAKNISQSPTLSSVSPQSRLKKPSPRRWNLNGSRMAKKTAGKSTQTDSKLCRRTSRIPQQRETASPADSGVSKSSLYSRTGYIEGESPHLPCDMDHSLGIAREEIVVKEKETMEWKRKYEESRREVEEMRRIVMEYEKTIAEMIDKSFVPLDPNTEGEQREKTLSHHTIQQLILEKDQALADLNSVEKSLADLFRRYEKMKDVLEGFRKNEDVLKKCAQEYLSRVRKEEQRYHALKIHAEEKLDKANSEIAQVRAKAKQEQAAYQASLRKEQMKVDSLERTLEQKNKEIEELTKICDELIAKMGKS